One genomic region from Haloprofundus salinisoli encodes:
- a CDS encoding ABC transporter ATP-binding protein codes for MSSTTTKTNTREEAETILRIEGLTKHYSQGSGLLDSFFPKPKVRAVDDVSFEIERGETLGLVGESGCGKSTLARTVLKLVEPTDGAVYFNGRNIADLSGEQLRQQREDMQMIFQDPQSSLDPRMKIGTIVEEPMRAHGLYEGEREERARELLEKVGLDPQHYNRYPHQFSGGQRQRVNLARALAVNPDFIVCDEPVSALDVSIQAQVLNTMQELQDEFGLTYLFIAHDLSVIRHISDRVAVMYLGQMVELAETEELYENPQHPYTQALLGSIPVPDPRVKGRRGLLEGDVPSPINPPSGCRFRTRCPKLIAPEQYDMTEPEWAGVRRFMRAVTRRTFEVENEGQLRNEFFEQGVPGSEAGDIVETAIDSLLGGEWEQAEELLRESFAEPSICAQEKPDYTVETEYGTGVHHAACHLHNERIDNTANAD; via the coding sequence ATGAGTAGCACCACGACCAAGACGAACACGCGAGAAGAGGCCGAGACGATTCTCCGCATCGAGGGACTGACCAAACACTACTCACAGGGGTCGGGGCTGCTCGACAGCTTCTTCCCGAAGCCGAAGGTGAGAGCCGTCGACGACGTCTCCTTCGAGATCGAACGCGGCGAGACGCTGGGGCTCGTCGGCGAGTCCGGGTGTGGGAAGTCGACGCTCGCGCGCACCGTGTTGAAGCTCGTCGAGCCCACGGACGGGGCCGTCTACTTCAACGGGCGCAACATCGCCGACCTCTCCGGGGAGCAGCTGCGCCAGCAGCGCGAAGACATGCAGATGATCTTCCAGGACCCCCAGTCCAGCCTCGACCCCCGGATGAAGATCGGGACCATCGTCGAGGAGCCGATGCGCGCGCACGGCCTCTACGAGGGCGAACGCGAGGAACGCGCCCGCGAGCTGCTGGAGAAAGTGGGGCTGGACCCCCAGCACTACAACCGGTATCCCCACCAGTTCTCCGGCGGCCAGCGCCAGCGGGTGAACCTCGCGCGGGCGCTGGCGGTCAACCCCGACTTCATCGTCTGCGACGAACCGGTGTCGGCGCTCGACGTGTCGATTCAAGCGCAGGTGCTGAACACGATGCAGGAACTGCAGGACGAGTTCGGCCTCACCTACCTCTTTATCGCGCACGACCTCTCGGTCATCCGGCACATCTCCGACCGCGTCGCCGTGATGTACCTCGGCCAGATGGTCGAACTCGCCGAGACCGAGGAGCTGTACGAGAACCCCCAGCACCCGTACACCCAGGCGTTGCTCGGGTCGATTCCGGTTCCCGACCCGCGGGTGAAGGGTCGTCGCGGCCTCCTCGAAGGGGACGTCCCCTCGCCCATCAACCCGCCGTCGGGCTGCCGGTTCCGGACCCGATGTCCGAAACTCATCGCGCCCGAGCAGTACGACATGACCGAACCCGAGTGGGCGGGCGTGCGCCGCTTCATGCGGGCGGTCACCCGGCGGACGTTCGAGGTTGAGAACGAGGGACAGTTGCGAAACGAGTTCTTCGAGCAGGGCGTCCCCGGCAGCGAGGCCGGTGACATCGTCGAGACGGCCATCGACTCGCTGCTCGGCGGCGAGTGGGAGCAAGCCGAGGAACTCCTCCGGGAGTCGTTCGCAGAACCGAGCATCTGCGCGCAGGAGAAACCCGACTACACCGTCGAGACGGAGTACGGCACGGGCGTCCACCACGCGGCGTGTCACCTCCACAACGAACGCATCGACAACACCGCCAACGCCGACTGA
- the flaJ gene encoding archaellar assembly protein FlaJ: MDGGSGGDVAREESESQFDFQQMLESLERGYYTMEMPYERYLFLMLLPALLFGQATFIAVLALEPELAVSAPLVLLSFFVPGVALVYPQLVHDRKRKDTREKFYLFITHITVLSTTNIDRVEIFRTLAREEEYGAIAEEMGRIVALVDTWNQSLDDACRMRAKFVASPLMEDFLERLAYSVGAGQHISEFLLNEQDSIIQSYTTRYGSQLDRLGLVKDVYMSVNLSVTFGLVFAIVIPFLIGINPTAALIAVIFGSIFVQVMFLYAMNSIAPKDPVWFQSEISLERNVRIRTSLVVGAGLSLALTAVCYAALQGMLPIDAGKIPLPLYVAIPFTPLFLPGVVMQREEKRVKNRDEGFPSFIRALGAVESVKQSSTSSVLASLRKKDFGALTANISNLYRRLNMRIDSQLSWTYFSAETGSFLIQKFSDMYVKGRQMGGEPRQLGTLISRNMTAVLNLRRKRSQEVGTVLGVLYGVVLSSTFAYYVALEVVRVLKDISTQMDVDSNIVGSLLNPSVYTMPEIEFLLLVAIVVNSFFASMIIRVIGRGHSMTSLPHFALLVWSSSIVAVITSEVVSSLVAF, translated from the coding sequence CGCGGCTACTACACGATGGAGATGCCGTACGAGCGGTATCTGTTTCTCATGCTGTTGCCCGCGCTGTTGTTCGGGCAGGCGACGTTCATCGCCGTCCTCGCGTTGGAACCGGAACTCGCCGTCAGCGCGCCGCTCGTCCTGCTTTCATTTTTCGTGCCGGGGGTCGCCCTCGTCTACCCGCAGCTCGTCCACGACCGGAAACGAAAGGACACCAGAGAGAAGTTCTACCTCTTTATCACTCACATCACCGTCCTCTCGACGACGAACATCGATCGCGTCGAGATCTTTCGGACGCTCGCCCGCGAGGAGGAGTACGGCGCTATCGCCGAGGAGATGGGGCGCATCGTCGCGCTCGTCGACACGTGGAACCAGAGTCTCGACGACGCCTGCCGGATGCGCGCGAAGTTCGTCGCCAGCCCGCTGATGGAGGACTTCCTCGAACGGTTGGCGTACTCCGTCGGCGCGGGCCAACACATCAGTGAGTTCCTGCTCAACGAACAGGACTCCATCATCCAGAGTTACACCACCCGCTACGGCAGCCAACTCGACCGTCTCGGACTCGTCAAGGACGTTTACATGTCGGTGAATCTCTCGGTGACGTTCGGGCTGGTGTTCGCCATCGTCATCCCGTTTCTCATCGGCATCAACCCGACGGCGGCGCTCATCGCCGTCATCTTCGGGTCCATCTTCGTCCAAGTGATGTTCCTCTACGCGATGAACAGCATCGCGCCGAAAGACCCCGTCTGGTTCCAAAGCGAGATCTCCCTCGAGAGGAACGTCCGCATCCGGACGAGCCTCGTCGTCGGCGCGGGGTTGTCGCTGGCGCTCACCGCCGTCTGTTACGCCGCGCTCCAGGGTATGTTACCCATCGACGCCGGAAAGATTCCGCTGCCGCTGTACGTAGCCATACCCTTTACGCCGCTTTTTCTCCCAGGGGTCGTGATGCAGCGAGAGGAGAAACGCGTGAAGAACCGCGACGAGGGGTTCCCGTCGTTCATCCGCGCGCTCGGAGCCGTCGAGAGCGTCAAACAGAGTTCGACCTCGTCGGTGCTCGCCAGCCTCCGAAAGAAGGACTTCGGCGCGCTCACCGCGAACATCTCGAACCTCTACCGGCGGTTGAACATGCGTATCGACTCGCAGCTCTCGTGGACGTACTTCTCCGCGGAGACGGGGTCGTTTCTCATCCAGAAGTTCAGCGACATGTACGTCAAGGGCCGACAGATGGGCGGGGAACCGCGCCAACTCGGGACGCTCATCAGCCGAAACATGACCGCCGTGTTGAACCTCCGCCGGAAGCGTTCACAGGAAGTCGGCACGGTGCTCGGCGTGCTCTACGGCGTCGTCCTCTCCAGTACGTTCGCCTACTACGTCGCACTGGAGGTCGTCCGGGTGCTCAAGGACATCTCGACGCAGATGGACGTGGACTCGAACATCGTCGGGTCGCTTCTGAACCCCTCGGTGTACACTATGCCCGAGATCGAGTTTCTCCTCTTGGTCGCCATCGTCGTCAACTCGTTTTTCGCGTCGATGATCATCCGCGTCATCGGCCGCGGGCACTCGATGACGTCGCTGCCGCATTTCGCGCTGCTCGTCTGGTCGAGCTCCATCGTCGCCGTCATCACGAGCGAAGTCGTCAGTTCGCTCGTCGCGTTCTGA
- a CDS encoding FlaD/FlaE family flagellar protein, with amino-acid sequence MPRDRSAGSEQTKPYLGTVPRDAAENVTAMEWARYLGREFGPTGAINALAYYRDIDWISERARRMMIRHVRGLSLEELDRVSDDPVEIDAALDSLKESPFRRHAKSLEFIAKMAGTDVETDLVSLRHPDEHTVR; translated from the coding sequence ATGCCAAGAGACCGTTCGGCCGGCAGCGAGCAGACGAAACCGTATCTCGGCACCGTTCCCCGCGACGCCGCCGAGAACGTCACCGCGATGGAGTGGGCACGGTATCTCGGCCGCGAGTTCGGGCCGACGGGCGCGATAAACGCCTTGGCGTACTACCGGGATATCGACTGGATCAGCGAGCGTGCGCGCCGGATGATGATTCGCCACGTCCGCGGCCTCTCGCTCGAAGAACTCGACAGAGTCAGCGACGACCCCGTCGAGATCGACGCCGCGCTCGACTCGCTGAAGGAGTCGCCGTTCAGACGACACGCGAAGTCGCTGGAGTTCATCGCAAAGATGGCCGGGACGGACGTCGAGACGGACCTCGTCTCGCTTCGTCACCCCGACGAACACACGGTCCGATAG